Below is a genomic region from Dehalococcoidia bacterium.
GGATCAGGGCGCCGCGCATGGCACTCATTGAACCGCGCCGAGCGTGACTTCGGCCAGCGCGCGCTTTTCGTCCGGCCCGCGCATGATCGTCTGCGCGACGACGGCGCGCACGCCCGCCGCTTCGACTTCCGGCGCCAGGGCGCGGTCGACCTCGTCGATCACGAGCACCTCCAGGAAATCCGCGTAGGCTCTCGCCACGCCCGCCGCGCTGGGCTCGATGCCGAGCGAGGCCATCATGCGGTCCGCCGGCCCCTTGATCGTCTTGCCGCCGACGATCGGGCTGATGCCAATGACGCGCGCCGTCGTCTGGTTCAGCGCGTCACGGACGCCGCGCACCGCCAGCAGCGGCCCGATGCTGACGACCGGGTTGCTCGGCGCGACCGCGATGACATCGGCGGTGAGGATCGCGGGCAGCACGCCGGGTGCCGGCCGCGCGACGTCGATGCCGTCGAAGCGCACGCTCACCACGTCGTCCTGGGTGCGGCGCTTCACGAAGTACTCCTGGAACGACAACTCGCCGGCGTCCGTCATGACCATCGTGCGCACGCGGTCGTCGGTGACGGGCAGGATCGTCATGTCCAGTCCGAACGCTTCCGCGATCGAGCGCGTCGCGTCCGAAAGCGACGCACCCTTGTGCAGCATCTGCGTGCGATGCGCGAGCGTCGCCAGGTCGGCGTCGCCGAGGTTGAACCACGTGTCGTACCCGAAGCGCTTGAGCGCGCCAAGCGCGTTGTACGTCTCGCCGGCGAGCCCCCAGCCCTGCTCCGCATCGACGGCGTGGGCAAGCGTGTAGATGACGATGTCGATGTCCGGCGACACGCGCAGCCCGAAGAAGTCCTCGTCGTCGCCGATGTTCGAGATGACGGTGATGTCTTCCTGCGGCATGACCTGCACAAGGCCTTCGAGGAAGCGCGCCGCCCCGACGCCGCCGGCCAGCACGGTGACGTTCACGTTCCGCTTTCCATCGGCGATGTCTCGGACGCACCGCAATCAACACTCGGTAGCTCCCCCTCTCCGCCTGACGGAGAGGGGGTCGGGGGGTGAGGTTCGCCGTAACGCGCCGCCGATCTCAATGCTGGCACTACTGAAAACTGATGACTTACAACTGACAACTAAACAGCCATATGCGCGATCGTGACTCCTTCGCCGCCCTCTTCGAGGCGCGCTTCTTCGTACGACTTGACGAGCGGGTGCTTCGCGAGGAAGTCACGCACCTGGCGGCGCAGCGTGCCCGTGCCCTTGCCGTGAATGATGCGTGTCCACGGCAAGCCGGCGCGAAACGCATCGTCCATGTAGCGCTCGACGAGCGGCATCGCTTCGTCGACGGTGTGTCCGCGCAGATCAAGTTCGACGGGCACGTCGACCGGCGCCGGCGCGGTGATCGTCACGGCGCCGTGCGCCTTGCTGGGCGCCGGACGCTGCACGCGTTCGACCTGTGAGAGCTTGATACGGCTGCGCAGCGGACCGAGGCGTACCTGGAGTTCGCCCTTCGCGTCCGGCTCCGAAAGCGCTTCGCCGAAGCGGTCCATGCCGCGGATCCAGACGAGGTCGCCTTCACGGATCGATTCGGGCGGCGGGCCGGCCGGCACCTTCGCGACGCGCGGCTCGCGACGCGGGCGGCGTCGATGCGCGCGCTCCGCGGCCTTCGCCGCTTCATCGGCGGCCTGCTTGAGCTTCGCCGCCGCCTCGACCAGCTTGTGCTTTTCGATGTCGCGCTCCGCTTCGGCGAGTCGCGCGCGCGCCTGTTCGATCTCGCGGCCCGCTTCCTCGCGCGCCTCCCGCAGGATGCGCTCGCGCTCGTCTTCGACGTCGTCGAGGCGGGCTTCGAGGCGCTCGCGGATCTCCTCCGCCTCGCGGCGGGCGATCTCTTCGGAGCGGCGCGATGATGCGGCGTGCTCGCGCTCGCGGTGGATGTCCGACAGCATCTCCTCGACGTGGCGCTGCTCGGGCGCGATCGAGCCGCGCGCGTCTTCGATGATCTCGCGCGGCATGCCGAGCCGCTGCGCGATCTCGAGCGCGTTGCTGCGGCCCGGCAGACCGATCGAAAGCCTGTACGTCGGTGAGAGCGACTCGACGTTGAACTCGACCGAGGCGTTG
It encodes:
- the cofD gene encoding 2-phospho-L-lactate transferase, with the protein product MNVTVLAGGVGAARFLEGLVQVMPQEDITVISNIGDDEDFFGLRVSPDIDIVIYTLAHAVDAEQGWGLAGETYNALGALKRFGYDTWFNLGDADLATLAHRTQMLHKGASLSDATRSIAEAFGLDMTILPVTDDRVRTMVMTDAGELSFQEYFVKRRTQDDVVSVRFDGIDVARPAPGVLPAILTADVIAVAPSNPVVSIGPLLAVRGVRDALNQTTARVIGISPIVGGKTIKGPADRMMASLGIEPSAAGVARAYADFLEVLVIDEVDRALAPEVEAAGVRAVVAQTIMRGPDEKRALAEVTLGAVQ